One Thauera sp. K11 DNA window includes the following coding sequences:
- a CDS encoding ABC transporter permease, producing MSKVSTLNPALPAAGGADGARRPAGRRFASQLRGWAVPLAIVVLWEALVRAGWVSAHLLPPPSELLVTLADLAAGGQLFGHVLVSSVRVLAGFAIGALLALLVGAAVGLSRGLEAYLDPTFQALRAIPSLAWVPLLLLWLGIDEAPKITLIAIGAFFPVYLNLVAGIKNVDRKLVEVGGIFGLKGWRLVLRIFLPAALPNLLTGLRTGLSLAWMFLVAAELIAATRGLGYLLTDGRETARADLVIVAIVVLAVLGKLSDTLLQVLERRLLAWRDVYDNARS from the coding sequence GTGAGCAAGGTGTCCACGTTGAATCCGGCCTTGCCGGCGGCGGGCGGAGCCGATGGCGCCCGGCGTCCGGCGGGGCGCCGCTTCGCCTCGCAACTGCGGGGCTGGGCCGTGCCGCTGGCCATCGTCGTGCTGTGGGAGGCGCTGGTGCGCGCGGGCTGGGTTTCCGCCCATCTGCTGCCGCCGCCCTCGGAGCTGCTCGTCACGCTGGCGGACCTGGCCGCCGGCGGCCAACTGTTCGGCCATGTGCTGGTGAGCAGCGTCCGCGTGCTGGCCGGCTTTGCCATCGGCGCGCTGCTGGCGCTGCTGGTGGGCGCCGCGGTGGGCCTGTCGCGCGGGCTGGAGGCTTATCTCGATCCGACCTTCCAGGCGCTGCGGGCGATTCCTTCGCTGGCCTGGGTGCCTCTGCTGCTGCTGTGGCTGGGCATCGACGAGGCGCCCAAGATCACGCTGATCGCGATCGGCGCCTTCTTCCCCGTGTATCTGAACCTGGTCGCGGGCATCAAGAACGTGGACCGCAAGCTGGTCGAGGTGGGCGGCATCTTCGGGTTGAAGGGCTGGCGGCTGGTGCTGCGCATCTTCCTGCCGGCGGCGCTGCCCAACCTGCTGACCGGGCTGCGCACCGGGCTGTCGCTGGCGTGGATGTTCCTCGTCGCGGCGGAACTGATCGCCGCCACCCGGGGGCTGGGCTATCTGCTCACCGACGGGCGCGAGACCGCGCGCGCGGACCTGGTGATCGTCGCCATCGTCGTGCTGGCCGTGCTCGGCAAGCTCAGCGACACCCTGCTGCAGGTGCTCGAGCGCAGGCTGCTCGCATGGCGCGACGTCTATGACAACGCTCGTTCGTAG
- a CDS encoding porin translates to MQKRLFALAVAGLAGAPAFAQSSVTIFGTVDVGYRFSGDNIDSRVKNRSAIDSGTSTPTRLGFRGNEDLGNGLQAGFVLEQGIAADTGTSAGGGTFSRQAFVSLAGAFGTLGAGRQYTPGYVLTSTVDPFSGVTVGQYNNVYLSEYRWDNLVTYVSPSWGGFSVTAAFTLDGYGNESPGNRGAGDVGDVRALSILPQYRSGPLHVGLHIQDLRAKSTGLYDGDKVRVYDLAGTYDFGVAKLAAAYGIRRADNGDFSPDTGATEGEKTKQWFVGVTVPAGAAGKVLASYVARKTEAVAGGDDAKAGQWAVGYEHALSKRTAIHATYAKIDNNRAARDSTNLSGSVGAGYNAGDGYQTGFAAGIRHGF, encoded by the coding sequence ATGCAGAAAAGACTGTTTGCACTGGCCGTCGCCGGCCTTGCGGGTGCCCCGGCATTCGCGCAATCCAGCGTGACCATCTTCGGCACGGTCGATGTCGGCTACCGCTTCAGCGGCGACAACATAGACTCGCGGGTAAAGAACCGTTCCGCGATCGACTCCGGCACCAGCACGCCGACGCGCCTCGGCTTTCGCGGCAACGAGGATCTCGGCAACGGGCTGCAGGCCGGCTTCGTGCTGGAGCAGGGCATCGCGGCCGACACCGGCACGTCGGCCGGCGGCGGCACCTTCAGCCGTCAGGCTTTCGTCAGCCTCGCCGGCGCTTTCGGCACGCTGGGCGCGGGGCGCCAATACACGCCGGGCTACGTGCTCACCTCCACCGTGGATCCTTTCAGCGGCGTGACGGTGGGCCAGTACAACAACGTCTATCTTTCCGAGTATCGCTGGGACAACCTGGTGACGTACGTGTCGCCGTCCTGGGGAGGCTTTTCGGTGACCGCGGCCTTCACGCTGGACGGCTACGGCAACGAATCGCCCGGCAATCGCGGCGCGGGCGACGTCGGCGACGTGCGCGCGCTGTCCATCCTGCCGCAGTACCGCAGCGGTCCGCTCCATGTCGGCCTGCACATCCAGGACCTGCGCGCGAAATCCACCGGCCTGTACGACGGCGACAAGGTCCGCGTCTACGACCTCGCCGGCACCTATGACTTCGGCGTCGCCAAGCTCGCCGCGGCCTACGGCATCCGCCGCGCGGACAACGGCGACTTCAGCCCCGACACCGGCGCGACCGAAGGCGAGAAGACGAAGCAGTGGTTCGTCGGCGTGACGGTGCCGGCCGGCGCGGCGGGCAAGGTCCTGGCCTCGTACGTGGCGCGCAAGACGGAGGCCGTCGCCGGCGGCGATGATGCAAAGGCCGGCCAGTGGGCGGTCGGCTACGAGCATGCGCTGTCCAAGCGCACGGCGATCCATGCGACCTACGCGAAGATCGACAACAATCGCGCGGCCCGCGACTCCACCAACCTGTCCGGCTCGGTCGGCGCCGGCTACAACGCCGGCGACGGCTACCAGACCGGCTTTGCCGCCGGCATCCGCCACGGCTTCTGA
- a CDS encoding ABC transporter ATP-binding protein yields the protein MTAMPILQVDDIEVVYEQVILAVHGVSLSLGEGRIVALLGANGAGKSTTLKAISALVGAERGEVVGGRVLYRGKDVTRSAPDVLVRNGLVQVLEGRHCFPHLSVEENLLAGALASGGSRQEVKAGLERIYHYFPRLKERRRSAAGYTSGGEQQMVAIGRALMARPAVVLLDEPSMGLAPLIVDEIFAIVARLNADEGVSFLLAEQNASVALRHAHHAYVLESGRVVAQGSAAELAARSDIHDLYLGAGVAA from the coding sequence ATGACTGCAATGCCGATTCTCCAGGTCGACGACATCGAGGTCGTCTATGAGCAGGTGATCCTGGCCGTGCACGGCGTGTCGCTGTCGCTCGGCGAGGGCCGCATCGTCGCGCTGCTCGGCGCCAACGGCGCGGGCAAGAGCACCACGCTGAAGGCGATCTCGGCGCTGGTCGGAGCCGAGCGCGGCGAGGTGGTGGGCGGCCGCGTGCTGTACCGCGGCAAGGACGTGACGCGCAGCGCGCCCGACGTGCTCGTGCGCAACGGCCTCGTCCAGGTCCTGGAGGGGCGCCATTGCTTTCCGCACCTGAGCGTCGAGGAGAACCTGCTGGCCGGCGCGCTGGCCAGCGGCGGTTCGCGGCAGGAGGTGAAGGCCGGGCTGGAGCGGATCTACCACTACTTCCCGCGGTTGAAGGAAAGGCGCAGATCGGCGGCGGGCTACACCTCCGGCGGCGAGCAGCAGATGGTCGCCATCGGCCGCGCACTGATGGCCCGGCCCGCCGTCGTGCTGCTCGACGAACCGTCCATGGGCCTCGCGCCGCTGATTGTCGACGAGATCTTCGCCATCGTCGCCAGGCTCAACGCCGACGAAGGCGTCAGCTTCCTGCTCGCCGAGCAGAACGCCAGCGTGGCGCTGCGCCACGCGCACCACGCCTACGTGCTGGAAAGCGGCAGGGTCGTGGCGCAGGGGAGCGCCGCCGAGCTGGCCGCGCGCAGCGACATCCACGACCTGTACCTGGGGGCGGGCGTCGCTGCCTGA
- a CDS encoding LLM class flavin-dependent oxidoreductase encodes MSKTIRFNAFEMNCVGHQSPGLWTHPRDRSWQYKDLAYWTDLARILERGIFDGIFIADVIGYYDVYKGSNYHALQQAAQIPVNDPLQLAAPIAMVTEHLGIGITASTSFEHPYTFARRLSTADHHTKGRVGWNIVTSYLESGARNVGQGGLRRHDDRYEVAGEYVEVLYKLFEGSWEEGAVVRDRGRGIFTHPEKVHEIGHKGRYFEVPGYHLCEPSPQRTPVLYQAGASGAGKAFAAGHAECVFVASPLKEVLREYVADVRRQAAAAGRDPRKVLVYNLVTIIVDETDAKAQARFEEYQRHSSYDGALVFMSGWSGIDFGQYAPTDLVRKVETNAIVSVVEHLAGGGKSWSIDELARWGGLGGLGPVFVGSPSTVADILQEWVEDTGVDGFNLAYAVAHETFENVVGYLVPELQRRGVYPAAYKPGTLREKLFGEGPYLPASHPAARYRDIERVKAEEAAARGRALEDAVA; translated from the coding sequence ATGAGCAAGACCATCCGCTTCAACGCCTTCGAGATGAACTGCGTCGGCCATCAGTCCCCGGGGCTGTGGACCCACCCGCGCGACCGCTCGTGGCAGTACAAGGACCTGGCGTACTGGACCGATCTCGCCAGGATTCTCGAACGGGGCATCTTCGACGGCATCTTCATCGCCGACGTGATCGGCTACTACGACGTCTACAAGGGCAGCAACTACCACGCCCTGCAACAGGCCGCGCAGATCCCGGTGAACGATCCGCTGCAGCTCGCGGCGCCGATCGCGATGGTGACCGAGCACCTCGGCATCGGCATCACCGCGTCCACCTCGTTCGAGCACCCCTACACCTTCGCGCGGCGGCTGTCGACGGCCGATCACCACACCAAGGGCCGGGTGGGCTGGAACATCGTCACCTCCTACCTGGAGAGCGGCGCCAGGAACGTCGGCCAGGGCGGCCTGCGCCGGCACGACGACCGCTACGAGGTGGCCGGTGAATACGTCGAGGTGCTCTACAAGCTGTTCGAGGGCAGTTGGGAGGAAGGGGCCGTGGTGCGCGACCGCGGGCGCGGCATCTTCACCCACCCGGAGAAGGTGCACGAGATCGGCCACAAGGGCCGGTATTTCGAGGTGCCCGGCTACCACCTGTGCGAGCCCTCGCCGCAGCGCACGCCGGTGCTCTACCAGGCGGGCGCCTCGGGCGCGGGCAAAGCCTTCGCCGCCGGCCATGCGGAATGCGTGTTCGTCGCCTCGCCGCTGAAGGAAGTGCTCAGGGAATACGTCGCCGACGTGCGCCGCCAGGCCGCCGCCGCCGGGCGCGATCCGCGCAAGGTGCTGGTCTACAACCTGGTGACGATCATCGTCGACGAGACCGACGCCAAGGCGCAGGCCAGGTTCGAGGAATACCAGCGCCACTCGTCCTACGACGGCGCGCTGGTCTTCATGTCGGGCTGGAGCGGCATCGATTTCGGCCAGTACGCGCCGACCGACCTCGTGCGCAAGGTGGAAACCAACGCCATCGTCTCGGTGGTCGAGCACCTGGCCGGCGGCGGCAAGTCGTGGAGCATCGACGAGCTGGCGCGCTGGGGCGGTCTCGGCGGCCTCGGCCCGGTGTTCGTCGGCTCGCCGTCCACCGTGGCCGACATCCTGCAGGAGTGGGTGGAGGACACCGGCGTCGACGGCTTCAACCTGGCCTATGCGGTGGCGCACGAAACCTTCGAGAACGTGGTCGGTTACCTCGTGCCCGAACTGCAGCGGCGCGGCGTCTATCCGGCCGCCTACAAGCCCGGCACGCTGCGCGAGAAGCTGTTCGGCGAAGGGCCGTACCTGCCGGCAAGCCATCCGGCGGCGCGCTACCGCGACATCGAGCGCGTGAAGGCGGAGGAAGCCGCCGCCCGCGGGCGCGCGCTCGAAGATGCCGTCGCCTGA
- a CDS encoding DUF6402 family protein, giving the protein MSFLVKVVDRITEHYLELARGRYPYHVREGKQWQVRDGGLGCRPIETQATISMDKDPPPLPEDRNKPKPQLPAQPAAAETGKDNAKSPPAQSAPPPAAAAPAAAQERLRDEACVTPPPFDMLDLPEGMEAMGFKYAAYCARRWFNGKVYALDDPTATHAPDFVDTDTFKLKWILGFGRVRQRHAHLLATNLKASTPENIFNDRAREELLKQFQYFIDQQRNNYYYATLDTLAYCNNDKQAFHRQFQFQRVNVTTFDALDDYASLVNDLTASLANFSFYAAVALAQVSTEQYNWYGPIWYRCTRTRVEVTHIYVYARDSYAFNDDKTVSQYLGHWNRHGVIIARDAAASELISKYSDILAHESGNEPKSYLPPLPAHLDKPVDIGRHLRKKEVFYPVRNRDFRHWRKLKGRGGDFAIFSSFERIKLPTPIVLDLGERRQQIKP; this is encoded by the coding sequence GTGTCCTTTCTCGTCAAAGTGGTGGATCGCATAACGGAGCACTACCTGGAATTGGCCCGGGGCAGATACCCCTATCACGTTCGGGAGGGCAAGCAGTGGCAGGTCCGCGACGGCGGGCTCGGCTGCCGGCCGATCGAGACCCAGGCCACTATTTCGATGGACAAGGACCCGCCGCCGCTGCCGGAAGATAGAAACAAGCCCAAACCCCAACTGCCGGCGCAACCTGCCGCTGCCGAGACGGGAAAGGACAACGCCAAGTCCCCGCCGGCCCAGTCCGCCCCACCGCCCGCCGCCGCTGCGCCGGCCGCCGCACAAGAGCGCCTCAGGGACGAAGCCTGCGTAACGCCTCCACCCTTCGACATGCTCGACCTGCCGGAAGGCATGGAAGCCATGGGCTTCAAATACGCCGCCTACTGTGCGCGGCGTTGGTTCAACGGCAAGGTATATGCGCTGGATGACCCCACAGCAACCCATGCCCCGGATTTTGTCGATACCGATACCTTCAAGCTCAAATGGATATTGGGCTTCGGCCGTGTTCGGCAACGCCATGCGCATCTGCTAGCAACAAATCTGAAAGCAAGTACGCCCGAAAACATCTTCAACGATAGGGCAAGGGAGGAACTGCTCAAGCAGTTTCAATATTTCATTGACCAGCAGCGCAACAATTATTACTACGCCACGCTGGATACACTCGCCTACTGCAATAACGACAAACAGGCGTTTCATCGGCAATTCCAGTTTCAACGGGTCAATGTCACGACGTTTGATGCCCTCGACGACTACGCCAGCCTCGTGAATGATCTGACGGCTTCGCTGGCCAACTTCTCGTTCTATGCCGCAGTGGCCCTGGCACAGGTGTCGACCGAGCAGTACAACTGGTACGGGCCGATCTGGTATCGCTGCACACGCACGCGGGTGGAGGTCACACATATCTATGTGTATGCGCGGGATAGCTATGCGTTCAATGACGATAAAACTGTGTCTCAATATCTCGGGCACTGGAACCGTCATGGCGTCATCATTGCCCGGGATGCGGCTGCCTCGGAATTGATTTCAAAATATTCCGATATTCTCGCCCACGAGAGCGGCAATGAACCAAAGTCCTATCTGCCGCCTTTGCCCGCACATCTGGACAAGCCGGTCGACATCGGAAGGCACCTGCGGAAAAAGGAAGTCTTTTATCCCGTCCGTAACCGTGACTTCCGGCACTGGCGCAAACTCAAGGGGCGCGGCGGAGATTTCGCCATTTTCTCCAGTTTCGAGCGAATCAAGCTGCCTACGCCCATCGTGCTGGACCTTGGTGAAAGAAGGCAACAGATCAAACCATGA
- a CDS encoding DUF817 domain-containing protein: MTTRILARLSLLRLSVLDDHLSSHVDRPHLAGSFRFLAEFLYFGIKEARACLFAGLFFVAVFAIPRDGLWGVPRYDALLIAAVAIQVWMVRAKLETIDELKTITLFHVIGFALEAFKTSSGIKSWAYPDFAYTKLYGVPLFSGFMYAAIGSYIIQAWRLLEVRIAHHPPYWMAGVMALLIYVNFFTHHYIGDYRWYIAACALGLYARSTVIYRPLDRDRKMPLLLAFVLIGFFIWLAENISTFFGIWKYPNQLGAWSAVHVGKWSSWSLLIIMTFTIVANLKHIKERTHVPA; encoded by the coding sequence ATGACCACCCGAATTCTCGCCCGACTTTCTCTGTTGCGCCTGAGCGTGCTCGATGATCATCTGTCGAGCCACGTCGACAGGCCGCACCTTGCAGGGTCGTTCCGCTTCCTTGCCGAATTCCTGTATTTCGGGATCAAGGAAGCCCGTGCATGCCTGTTTGCCGGTCTGTTCTTCGTCGCCGTGTTCGCGATTCCGCGCGACGGATTGTGGGGCGTACCTCGCTACGACGCCCTGCTCATCGCTGCCGTCGCCATTCAGGTCTGGATGGTCCGGGCGAAGCTCGAAACCATCGATGAACTCAAGACGATCACGCTCTTCCATGTCATCGGCTTCGCCCTCGAAGCGTTCAAGACTTCAAGCGGCATCAAGTCCTGGGCCTATCCCGACTTTGCGTACACGAAGCTCTACGGCGTACCCCTGTTCTCGGGTTTCATGTACGCGGCCATCGGCAGCTACATCATTCAGGCATGGAGGCTTCTCGAAGTCCGTATCGCCCATCATCCTCCCTACTGGATGGCTGGTGTAATGGCGCTGCTCATCTACGTCAACTTCTTCACCCACCACTACATCGGCGACTACCGCTGGTATATCGCCGCATGCGCTCTCGGCCTGTATGCCAGATCCACCGTGATCTATCGCCCATTGGACCGGGATCGAAAAATGCCGTTGCTGCTCGCGTTCGTCCTCATCGGATTCTTCATCTGGCTCGCCGAGAACATCAGCACCTTCTTCGGTATCTGGAAGTATCCAAACCAGCTTGGCGCGTGGTCCGCGGTTCATGTCGGCAAATGGAGTTCCTGGTCGCTCCTCATCATCATGACCTTCACCATCGTCGCCAACCTCAAGCACATCAAGGAGCGTACCCATGTGCCTGCATGA
- a CDS encoding aliphatic sulfonate ABC transporter substrate-binding protein yields MFETFKHLSRLAAGLLLSVGVAHAAGKPAELRLDYAYYSPPSLVLKKFGWLEEDLKADGVPVKWVLSQGSNRALEFLNSGSVDFGSTAGLAAVLSKANGNPIKSVYVYSRPEWTALVVPKDSPIKSVKDLKGRKVAATKGTDPFLFLLRSLHQEGLSKSDVEILALQHADGRSALEQGRVDAWAGLDPLMAGSEVQAGSKLLYRNVGYNTYGFLNTSERFANEHPDYVKRVIAAYEKARKWIVANPEETAKLVAEEAKLPLEVAKLQLSRNDFSKPVPGAEHIEALKAAAPILVEEDLVRKGTDVGAVVGALVDPSHARAVIK; encoded by the coding sequence ATGTTCGAGACTTTCAAACACCTCAGCCGACTCGCGGCCGGGCTGCTGCTGTCGGTGGGCGTTGCCCATGCGGCCGGCAAGCCGGCCGAACTCCGCCTCGATTACGCCTATTATTCGCCGCCCAGCCTGGTGCTGAAGAAGTTCGGCTGGCTGGAGGAAGACCTGAAGGCCGATGGCGTGCCGGTGAAGTGGGTGTTGAGCCAGGGCAGCAACCGCGCACTCGAATTCCTCAACAGCGGCAGCGTCGATTTCGGTTCCACCGCCGGACTGGCGGCCGTGCTGTCGAAGGCCAACGGCAATCCGATCAAGAGCGTCTATGTGTATTCGCGGCCGGAATGGACCGCGCTCGTCGTGCCCAAGGATTCGCCGATCAAGTCGGTCAAGGACCTGAAGGGCAGGAAGGTGGCGGCGACCAAGGGCACCGATCCCTTCCTGTTCCTGCTGCGCAGCCTGCACCAGGAAGGGTTGTCGAAGAGCGACGTCGAGATCCTCGCGCTGCAGCATGCCGACGGACGCTCGGCGCTGGAACAGGGCCGCGTCGACGCCTGGGCGGGGCTGGACCCGCTGATGGCCGGCAGCGAGGTGCAGGCCGGCTCGAAGCTGCTGTACCGCAACGTCGGCTACAACACCTATGGCTTCCTGAACACTTCCGAGCGCTTCGCGAACGAACATCCCGACTACGTGAAACGCGTGATCGCGGCGTACGAGAAGGCCCGCAAGTGGATCGTCGCCAATCCCGAGGAAACGGCGAAGCTGGTCGCCGAGGAGGCCAAGCTGCCGCTCGAGGTCGCGAAGCTGCAATTGTCGCGCAACGATTTCAGCAAGCCGGTGCCGGGCGCTGAACACATCGAGGCGCTGAAGGCGGCCGCGCCCATCCTCGTCGAGGAGGATCTGGTGCGCAAGGGAACCGACGTGGGCGCGGTGGTCGGCGCGCTGGTGGACCCGTCGCATGCGCGCGCCGTGATCAAGTGA
- a CDS encoding SfnB family sulfur acquisition oxidoreductase, with translation MSTLQAGPETRQRVNTAAPFAALPRPSQPAHVIRSDAEAIEVARRLAAGFAVEASLRDREGYLPIAEVDAYSQSGLWGITVPRAYGGAGVSYATVAEVIRILAEADSSIAQITQNHLALVAHIDLDASEEQKKALFGLVLQGIRFGNAFSEKGSKNVAAFETRLRREGDGVVVNGQKFYTTGALLAHIVPIVAVDDEGKGYLVFADRDAPGLTVINDWSSFGQRTTASGSIRIENVRVPASRLVPVAAFERPTAAGAISQIIQSAIDAGIAAAAIAETVAFVRTRSRPWIDSGKESAGEDPFTVSAVGELVIRLHAAEALLERAGRAIDDALAAPDEGTVNRATLATSESKVLTTEVAIAATNKLFELAGTRSTLSEHNLDRHWRNARTHTLHDPVRWKYFHVGNFHLNGINPPRHPWN, from the coding sequence ATGAGTACGCTTCAAGCCGGTCCCGAAACCCGCCAGCGCGTCAATACCGCCGCGCCGTTCGCCGCGCTGCCGCGTCCGTCGCAGCCCGCCCACGTCATCCGCAGCGACGCCGAGGCGATCGAGGTGGCGCGCCGGCTCGCCGCCGGGTTCGCCGTCGAAGCCTCGCTGCGCGACCGCGAAGGCTACCTGCCGATCGCCGAGGTCGACGCCTACTCGCAGAGCGGCCTGTGGGGCATCACCGTGCCCAGGGCCTACGGCGGCGCCGGGGTGTCGTATGCCACGGTGGCCGAGGTGATCCGCATCCTGGCCGAGGCGGATTCGAGCATCGCGCAGATCACCCAGAACCATCTGGCCCTCGTCGCCCACATCGACCTCGATGCGTCCGAAGAGCAGAAGAAGGCGCTGTTCGGCCTCGTGCTGCAGGGCATCCGCTTCGGCAACGCGTTCTCGGAAAAGGGCAGCAAGAACGTGGCCGCGTTCGAGACGCGGCTGCGCCGCGAGGGCGACGGCGTGGTGGTCAATGGCCAGAAGTTCTACACCACCGGCGCGCTGCTGGCGCACATCGTGCCCATCGTCGCGGTCGATGACGAAGGCAAGGGCTATCTCGTCTTCGCCGATCGCGACGCCCCCGGCCTCACCGTCATCAACGACTGGTCGAGCTTCGGCCAGCGCACCACCGCCTCCGGCTCGATCAGGATCGAGAACGTGCGCGTGCCGGCGAGCCGCCTGGTGCCGGTGGCGGCCTTCGAGCGCCCGACCGCGGCCGGCGCGATCTCGCAGATCATCCAGTCGGCGATCGACGCCGGCATCGCTGCCGCTGCCATCGCCGAGACCGTCGCCTTCGTGCGCACGCGCAGCCGGCCGTGGATCGACAGCGGCAAGGAGTCGGCGGGCGAGGACCCGTTCACCGTCAGCGCGGTCGGCGAACTGGTGATCCGGCTGCATGCGGCCGAAGCGCTGCTGGAGCGCGCGGGACGGGCGATCGACGATGCGCTGGCAGCCCCGGACGAGGGCACGGTCAACCGCGCCACGCTGGCCACCAGCGAATCCAAGGTGCTCACCACCGAGGTGGCGATCGCCGCCACCAACAAGCTGTTCGAGCTGGCGGGCACCCGTTCCACGCTGAGCGAGCACAACCTCGACCGCCACTGGCGCAACGCCCGCACCCACACGCTGCACGACCCGGTGCGCTGGAAGTACTTCCACGTCGGCAACTTCCACCTGAACGGCATCAATCCGCCGCGCCACCCGTGGAACTGA
- a CDS encoding ABC transporter ATP-binding protein, whose protein sequence is MSRSLLELNVADKRFEARRVIDGVAFELRAGEIVSLLGPSGCGKSTLLRIVAGLDEDYRGRVRVNGGLPQLHSPDVGFIFQEPRLLPWLTVADNVGFDAGRGGGRHPRVRELLAEVGLADFADAYPKQLSGGMAQRAAIARGLFAQPALLLLDEPFSAVDAFTRMRLQDLLLSLAARHGTTLLLVTHDIDEAAYLSDRIVVMASGPGRIAGELEVRAARPRDRADPELARVHARALSLLNGERLDCLDLTEELASRPRPFEPVDFASLSFAV, encoded by the coding sequence GTGTCCCGATCGCTTCTCGAACTGAACGTCGCCGACAAGCGCTTCGAGGCACGCCGCGTCATCGACGGCGTCGCCTTCGAACTGCGCGCGGGGGAGATCGTCAGCCTGCTGGGCCCCAGCGGCTGCGGCAAGAGCACGCTGCTGCGCATCGTCGCCGGCCTGGACGAAGACTACCGCGGCAGGGTGCGGGTCAATGGCGGGCTGCCGCAACTGCATTCGCCGGATGTCGGCTTCATCTTCCAGGAGCCGCGCCTGCTGCCCTGGCTGACGGTGGCCGACAACGTCGGCTTCGATGCCGGCCGCGGCGGAGGCCGCCATCCGCGCGTCAGGGAGCTGCTTGCCGAGGTGGGGCTGGCCGACTTCGCCGATGCCTATCCGAAGCAGCTTTCGGGCGGCATGGCGCAACGCGCCGCGATCGCCCGCGGCCTTTTCGCGCAGCCGGCCCTGCTGTTGCTGGACGAGCCGTTCAGCGCGGTCGATGCCTTTACCCGCATGCGGCTGCAGGACCTGCTGCTGTCGCTGGCCGCGCGCCACGGCACGACCCTGCTGCTGGTCACGCACGACATCGACGAGGCGGCCTATCTCAGCGACCGCATCGTGGTGATGGCCAGCGGACCGGGGCGCATCGCCGGCGAACTGGAGGTGCGGGCGGCGCGGCCGCGCGACCGGGCCGACCCCGAACTGGCGAGGGTGCATGCCCGGGCGCTGTCGCTGCTGAATGGCGAGCGCCTGGATTGCCTCGACCTGACGGAAGAACTCGCTTCCCGGCCGCGTCCGTTCGAACCGGTGGATTTCGCGTCGCTTTCGTTCGCCGTCTGA
- a CDS encoding acyl-CoA dehydrogenase family protein, which produces MTHRDEFSSLSTGTDYEQLASRFRPIFARIAEGAVERERTRTLPHEQIKWLKEAGFGAVRVPVEHGGAGASLPQLFALLIELAAADSNLPQALRGHFAFVEDRLNAPAGEQRDVWFKRFVAGETFGNAWTEVGDVKIGDVITLVSPKDGRWVLNGRKYYSTGSIFADWIDVYARRADTGADVIAAVRTAQPGVTQFDDWDGFGQRTTGSGTSVFEDAVVEAEDVIDFSTRFKYQTAFYQLVHLATLAGIARAAEREVARHVAGRKRIFSTGNAPLARLDPQIQQVVGEISAQAYAAAAIAVRAAEPAQRAYLARFGGDEAAEKAANIDAEIESAQGQVVIADLVLRATADLFDALGASSASERLALDRHWRNARTVATHNPLVYKARIVGDWSINGTEPPYVWQIGGSPAASK; this is translated from the coding sequence ATGACCCATCGCGACGAGTTTTCCAGCCTGTCGACCGGAACCGACTACGAGCAGCTTGCGAGCCGCTTCCGTCCCATCTTCGCGCGCATCGCCGAAGGGGCCGTCGAGCGCGAGCGCACGCGCACGCTGCCGCATGAGCAGATCAAGTGGCTGAAGGAAGCGGGCTTCGGCGCGGTGCGCGTGCCGGTCGAACATGGCGGGGCAGGGGCCTCGCTTCCGCAACTGTTCGCGCTGCTGATCGAGCTGGCGGCGGCCGATTCCAACCTGCCGCAGGCCTTGCGCGGCCATTTCGCCTTCGTCGAGGACCGCCTGAACGCGCCCGCCGGCGAGCAGCGCGACGTCTGGTTCAAGCGCTTCGTCGCGGGGGAGACCTTCGGCAACGCGTGGACGGAGGTCGGCGACGTCAAGATCGGCGACGTCATCACGCTGGTTTCGCCCAAGGACGGGCGCTGGGTGCTGAACGGGCGCAAGTACTACAGCACCGGCAGCATCTTCGCCGACTGGATCGACGTCTATGCGCGCCGCGCCGACACCGGCGCCGACGTCATCGCCGCGGTGCGCACCGCGCAGCCGGGCGTGACGCAGTTCGACGACTGGGACGGCTTCGGCCAGCGCACCACCGGCAGCGGCACCTCGGTCTTCGAGGACGCGGTGGTGGAAGCCGAGGACGTCATCGATTTCTCCACCCGCTTCAAGTACCAGACCGCCTTCTACCAGCTCGTGCATCTGGCGACGCTGGCCGGCATCGCGCGCGCCGCGGAACGCGAGGTCGCGCGGCACGTCGCCGGGCGCAAGCGCATCTTCAGCACCGGCAACGCGCCGCTGGCCAGGCTCGATCCGCAGATCCAGCAGGTGGTCGGCGAGATCTCGGCGCAGGCGTATGCCGCCGCGGCGATCGCCGTGCGCGCGGCGGAGCCGGCGCAGCGTGCCTACCTCGCCCGCTTCGGCGGCGACGAGGCGGCGGAGAAGGCCGCCAACATCGATGCCGAGATCGAGTCGGCGCAGGGGCAAGTGGTCATCGCCGACCTCGTGCTGCGCGCCACCGCCGACCTGTTCGACGCGCTCGGCGCCTCGTCCGCCAGCGAGCGCCTGGCGCTCGACCGCCACTGGCGCAACGCGCGCACCGTCGCCACCCACAACCCGCTCGTCTACAAGGCGCGCATCGTCGGCGACTGGTCGATCAACGGCACCGAGCCGCCCTACGTCTGGCAGATCGGCGGCAGCCCCGCGGCCAGCAAGTGA